A segment of the uncultured Desulfobulbus sp. genome:
ATCGGTCTTGATCGGGACAAAGGCATGGGTGGTCATCAGGGTTTTGGAGAGCTTGTCGCACCTGACCCGATCGATGTTGTTGAGCGCAGGTTCGATAAAGGGATAGCCCATCTGAATCGAGAGCACCTCGATAAAGGCCTGCTCATCGATAAAGTTGTGCCGCACCAGGACCTGCCCCAATTTTTCCTGGGTATCGCTCTCTTTCTGCAACCGAATGGCGGAATCCAGATCTTCGGGGGAAATATGGCCCAACTCGACCAGCAGATCGCCGATGCGGATCGAGGACGAGGTGGTGCGCAGGACCTCCTTCACGTCCTGGTCGGTGATGAATTTGAGATCGCGCAGGATCTTGAGCAACGGCTGATACGTGGTCAGCTTGGAACGGACACGCTCGGCATGCTGCACTTGGGCGGCAGTGACCAGCTTGGCCTGCAGCAGCAGGCGAATGACAGTACTGTAACTCTCTTCCGGTGGGGGCATGGCAGAATATCCGGGGCGCCTTATCCTTGATATCGATCCGGCATATCGAAATGATATACCTTTTTTCGGCTTGATCTTTTCAGTATACGGGGGAAGGTTCTCAGGTTCAAGCGATTCATGCTTCTGAATTTTTTAAATAATTACAGATTTGTGATTCTCGTAAAAAGCGCCGAGCATGACGTTTCGAGCTTCGCCATCCACTGATTTCACAAGATGTGATTTTCAGTATTTGGCTTTTTACGAGGCCATCAGATTGAACGCCGCCACGGAAAGACGGACAAGGATTTTTTCCCGCCGGATTTCGCCAATCCGGCAAAAATACACGTTTTCCCCTGGATCTCCTTCTGCAAACCGGCTGTTTTGTTCCCGCTCAGCCGTCAACCCCCTGAGAACCGACCATGAGCTCCGGCCGAACCATCTGATCGAACGCCTCTTCGCTCAGCAGCCCAAGGGCCAGGGCCGCCTCCTTGAGGGACAGATGCTCTGCATGGGCCTTCTTGGCAATGGCCGCGGCCTTCTCATACCCGATATGGGGGTTGAGGGCCGTGACCAGCATCAGCGAGTTGTGCAGATTCTCAGCAATGCGTTGTGGGATCGGCTCCAGGCCATCGATGCAATGGTGATGAAAGGAATCGATCACATCCGCCAGCAGGGAAACCGACTGGAGGAAGTTGTAGATGATCACCGGCTTGAACACATTAAGCTCGAAATTGCCCTGGCTGGCGGCAAAGCCGATGGTGCTGTCGTTGCCGAAGACCTGGCAGGCGACCATGGTGAGAGCCTCTGCCTGGGTCGGGTTGACCTTGCCCGGCATGATCGAGCTGCCCGGCTCGTTGGCCGGAATGGAGAGTTCGCCGAGACCGCAGCGGGGGCCACTGGCGAGCCAACGCACGTCGTTGGCGATTTTCATCAGGTTGGCTGCCAGCCCCTTGATCGCGCCATGGGCAAAGACCAGCTGATCGTGTCCGGTGAGCCCGTGAAACTTGTTGGCCAGCGAGTAGAACACCTTGCCGGTTGCACCGCTCAACTCCGCAGCCACCACCTCGCCAAAACCGGCAGGGGCGTTGAGTCCGGTCCCCACCGCGGTGCCGCCCACGGCTAAAAAACGCAACTGCTCCAGGCCGTGACGCAGTTGTTCGATACTACTGGCAAGCATCGCAGCCCAACCGCTTATCTCCTGCCCCAGGGTGAGAGGCGTTGCATCCTGGAGATGGGTGCGGCCGATCTTGACCAGCGCTCTCTGCTCCGCTGCCTTGCGGCACAGGGTTCGCTGCAGGGCCTGGACAGCGGGCAACAGCCGGTCCTCCAGGGCAAAGACCGCGGCCACGTGCATGGCCGAGGGAAAGATGTCGTTTGAGCTCTGCGACATGTTGACATGATCGTTGGGGTGCACCGGCCGGGGCGCATCGAGATGGCCGCCTGCGCGGAGGGCCGCCCGGCCTGCGATCACCTCGTTGACGTTCATATTGGACTGGGTGCCGCTGCCGGTCTGCCACACGGAGAGGGGAAATTCTCCCTCATACCCGCCGCCGAGAATATCGTCGCAGGCTCCGACAATGAGATCCGATAACTCTCCAGAGAGCTTGCCCAGCCGGTGATTGACCCGGGCACAGGCCCGCTTCAAACGTACCAGACCATAGACCAGCGCAAGCGGCATCCGCTCTTCGCCAATGGAAAAGTTACGACGGCTCCGTTCGGTTTGCGCCCCCCATAGGCGTTCCGAGGCCACTTCGATGTGACCCATGGTATCGTGTTCAAGACGGTGACTCATATGCGTTCCCCCCGCTGTTCGGTCAACACTCAGGGGCTTGCGGCCCAGTTGTTGCCGAAATGGCATTGCTTCTCTAGCCAATTGGATATATGACGGATGTATATTTCTTTGTAACCACCGCCCACCAAGCCGACTAGAGATGGAAGAACTGGACCAAAAGAAAATAGCCGAACAGCGGCGCCGCCAAAGCATGCTCGCCGTGCAGATCGGACTTGCGGCCAACATCGTTCTCGCCGCCCTCAAGGCAACCGTCGGGGT
Coding sequences within it:
- the fumC gene encoding class II fumarate hydratase — its product is MSHRLEHDTMGHIEVASERLWGAQTERSRRNFSIGEERMPLALVYGLVRLKRACARVNHRLGKLSGELSDLIVGACDDILGGGYEGEFPLSVWQTGSGTQSNMNVNEVIAGRAALRAGGHLDAPRPVHPNDHVNMSQSSNDIFPSAMHVAAVFALEDRLLPAVQALQRTLCRKAAEQRALVKIGRTHLQDATPLTLGQEISGWAAMLASSIEQLRHGLEQLRFLAVGGTAVGTGLNAPAGFGEVVAAELSGATGKVFYSLANKFHGLTGHDQLVFAHGAIKGLAANLMKIANDVRWLASGPRCGLGELSIPANEPGSSIMPGKVNPTQAEALTMVACQVFGNDSTIGFAASQGNFELNVFKPVIIYNFLQSVSLLADVIDSFHHHCIDGLEPIPQRIAENLHNSLMLVTALNPHIGYEKAAAIAKKAHAEHLSLKEAALALGLLSEEAFDQMVRPELMVGSQGVDG